Sequence from the Rhodococcus pseudokoreensis genome:
AAGGCGCCGTGATGGTCACGTTGAAGATTCGCCGTTTCAGCCCCGAGGACCCGGGCAAGGCCGGATGGGCGAGCTTCGAGGTTCCGTGTCTGCCCACCGATCGGTTGCTCAACCTGCTCACCTACGTCAAGGGGTATCTCGACGGGACCCTGACCTTCCGCCGCTCGTGCGCGCACGGCGTGTGCGGATCGGATGCAATGGTCGTCAACGGAGTCAACCGGCTCGCGTGCAAGGTGCTCATGCGCGACATGCTGCAGAAAGACGGTAAGAACACCACTGTCACGATCGCACCCCTCAAGGGACTCCCGGTCGAGAAGGATCTCGTCGTCGACATGGAGCCGTTCTTCTCGGCGTACCGCCAGATCAAACCGTTCCTGATGACATCGGGTCAGGAGCCCACCCGCGAGCGGATCCAGTCCCAGGCCGATCGTGCCCGGTACGATGACACCACCAAGTGCATCCTGTGCGCGTGCTGTACCGAGTCGTGCCCGGTGTATTGGGCGGATGGTAGCTATTTCGGGCCGGCCGCCATCGTCAACGCCCATCGCTTCATTTTCGACAGCCGCGACGAAGGCGCCGGGGAGCGGATGGACATTCTCAACGGCGTCGACGGCGTCTGGCGTTGCCGCACCACGTTCAATTGCACCGACGCTTGTCCGCGCGGAATCAAGGTGACGCAAGCGATCACCGAAGTCAAACGCGCGTTGCTGTTCAACCGCAAGGCAGTAGTGCGGTAGCCGCACGAGTTCTGCACCATCGCCAGGCCTTTAGCGGGTTCGTGAGGCCCTGGAGTGGCGGGAACGAAAAGGCGTCACCCTGTTGCTCGGGCCCGCGGCGCGGTGACCCGCTCGGCCAGGGTTGCTGGCCGGCGGTCGCTGCCCCGGTGGGTATGGCGAGCCGCTCAGGTGACGAGGAGCTGTCGCAGCACGTATTGCAGTATCCCGCCGTGGCGGAAGTATCCCGCCTCCGCGGGGGTATCGATCCGCACGGTGGCGCGGAATTCCTGTACTTGACCATGGTGGTGGGCTCGGACGGTGACCTCGGTAGGGAAGTCCGCGCCCGGGTCGCCGCCTTCGAGTCCGGTGATCGAGTATTCCTCTTCACCGGTCAGGCCGAGGCTTTCGCGGGTGTGACCGGGCGGGAATTGCAGGGGCAGTACCCCCATGCCGATCAGGTTGGAGCGGTGGATGCGCTCGAACGACGTCGCGAGGACCGCTTTGACCCCGAGGAGCAGTGTTCCCTTGGCCGCCCAGTCGCGTGAGGACCCGGATCCGTATTCGGCGCCGGCGAGGATGATCAGCGGA
This genomic interval carries:
- a CDS encoding succinate dehydrogenase iron-sulfur subunit, with translation MSVPMNSEGSGSVALPPVPEGAVMVTLKIRRFSPEDPGKAGWASFEVPCLPTDRLLNLLTYVKGYLDGTLTFRRSCAHGVCGSDAMVVNGVNRLACKVLMRDMLQKDGKNTTVTIAPLKGLPVEKDLVVDMEPFFSAYRQIKPFLMTSGQEPTRERIQSQADRARYDDTTKCILCACCTESCPVYWADGSYFGPAAIVNAHRFIFDSRDEGAGERMDILNGVDGVWRCRTTFNCTDACPRGIKVTQAITEVKRALLFNRKAVVR